The genome window TAAATTCACCCAGACCTGCCACCAAACCTACAATAGCAGCGCTCGCACCTAAGGTAGCCAGATAAGGGCCGGTAACACTTCTTGCCCCTTCGTAGGTTATGTCTCCAAATAAACTGACGATGCCTAAAAGAATGATAAATTGAAAGGCTATCTTTTTGTTATTTAATGTTTTTTCCATTTCAGATTCACTATTACAACAATTCATCAGTCTTTGCAAGTTTACAATTTTTTACAAATTGTTGATAGTTTGAACAATTGTTTTATAATGATAGTTGTAGGTTTAAGGTTAATGAGATGAATGAGGAGAAAATCGTTTATCATCTGAATTTAAATGAGGCAAAAATCAAAAGGGCACATTATGCTTTGCTTACAGGAGACCCTGAACGGGTATCAGACATTGTTTCAGCTTTTGATCCTCAGGCAATAGAGATTGCATATAGGCGTGAATATCGAACATTTTTAGGTCAGATGAATACCTATCCTGTTTTAGTTGTATCTACTGGCATCGGTGGTCCTTCAACATCTATTGCCATAGATGAGCTGGCTCAAATTGGTATACATACATTTATTAGGGTAGGAACCACAGGGACTATTCAGCCGAAGGTAGATATTGGGGATGTGATAATAACCTCCGGTGCGGTGAGATTGGATGGAGCTTCCACTCATTATGCTCCTATAGAATATCCTGCAGTTTCTCATCATGAGGTGCTCTTTGCATTAATTAAAGCTGCTCAGAATCTAAATATCCATTATCATGTAGGGATTACCGCATCTTCTGATACATTTTATCCCGGACAGGAAAGATACAATTCTTATTCAAAGTATGTATTGAAAAGGTTTCAGGGAATGACGAAAGAGTTGAGAAAATTGCAGG of Deltaproteobacteria bacterium contains these proteins:
- the udp gene encoding uridine phosphorylase; translation: MNEEKIVYHLNLNEAKIKRAHYALLTGDPERVSDIVSAFDPQAIEIAYRREYRTFLGQMNTYPVLVVSTGIGGPSTSIAIDELAQIGIHTFIRVGTTGTIQPKVDIGDVIITSGAVRLDGASTHYAPIEYPAVSHHEVLFALIKAAQNLNIHYHVGITASSDTFYPGQERYNSYSKYVLKRFQGMTKELRKLQVLNYEMECSTVLTLCSCMGLRGGCVTGVIVNRTEDEYIETEDLKSGEMNAIQVAVKAMSCLINEQK